The following coding sequences lie in one bacterium genomic window:
- a CDS encoding GAF domain-containing sensor histidine kinase — MAEKNSRKITGKTGGSKPRRSGPKKKTALINPAAKNLFRDEGTTSSFSVIDPAMQTELNEVRSYMEIQEKVNRGLRAFINEMTIVFRFIETVSTIHSYDRILQFLMDVLKELCGYDSASLYLYQAGDTRSESHSVLDYAGTLIARYRRKLDLDERIFNWVFRQGHAVVVPESFVRPGQKGGEKWSFMIAPLMTASEKLGRIELFFKREQGTFTQQTFSILNVLIKHAAVILANERVYLKEKATAKKYIELDMLKQDVVNTTTHEIKTPLTIIQASSILLERNQAIPPEERIQLLKKISGQCERINQIVVELFESSQMDESKPVMNPEVVALNVLTREIIQDIPYNAEKIVFQILSEKKLGAIWADRSRIYKVIRNLVENAVKYSPQGGTLTIKTRQSKTHVFWEIQDQGVGISPEDQEKVFEKFYRAGASTTRSVRGMGFGLYLAKKNVELNQGSITLKSQLGKGSLFSLQFPRYIEKEKNHT; from the coding sequence ATGGCGGAAAAAAACTCCCGAAAAATTACTGGAAAAACCGGCGGCAGCAAGCCGCGCAGAAGCGGCCCGAAGAAAAAAACCGCCTTGATCAACCCGGCGGCAAAAAATCTCTTTCGGGACGAGGGGACGACTTCATCTTTTTCAGTGATCGATCCGGCGATGCAGACTGAATTAAATGAAGTGCGGAGTTATATGGAGATTCAGGAGAAGGTCAACCGCGGCTTGCGGGCGTTTATCAATGAGATGACGATTGTTTTTAGATTTATTGAGACGGTAAGTACGATTCACTCCTATGATAGGATTTTGCAGTTTTTAATGGATGTGCTAAAGGAACTATGCGGCTATGACAGCGCAAGTTTGTATTTGTACCAAGCCGGGGATACCCGCAGTGAATCACACAGTGTGCTTGACTATGCAGGGACGCTTATCGCACGCTACCGCCGTAAGCTGGATTTGGATGAGCGAATTTTTAACTGGGTTTTTCGTCAGGGGCATGCCGTGGTCGTGCCGGAGAGTTTTGTGCGGCCGGGACAAAAGGGCGGGGAAAAATGGTCTTTTATGATAGCGCCGCTTATGACCGCTTCGGAAAAATTAGGCAGAATCGAACTCTTTTTTAAACGGGAACAGGGGACTTTTACTCAGCAGACCTTCAGCATTCTCAATGTTTTAATCAAGCATGCCGCAGTGATCCTCGCCAATGAACGGGTCTACCTCAAAGAAAAGGCGACTGCTAAAAAATATATTGAGTTGGACATGCTTAAGCAGGATGTTGTAAACACCACTACCCATGAGATCAAGACACCGCTGACAATTATTCAGGCCTCGAGTATTTTATTGGAGCGAAACCAGGCGATACCCCCGGAGGAGCGCATACAGCTTTTAAAAAAAATATCCGGCCAGTGTGAAAGAATCAATCAGATTGTGGTGGAGTTGTTTGAGTCTTCGCAGATGGATGAGAGTAAACCGGTTATGAATCCGGAGGTGGTTGCGCTCAATGTGTTGACCCGGGAAATTATCCAGGATATACCCTATAATGCCGAAAAAATTGTTTTTCAGATACTCAGTGAGAAAAAGTTAGGTGCCATCTGGGCAGACCGCTCCCGGATTTACAAAGTGATACGAAATCTGGTTGAGAATGCGGTTAAATATTCGCCCCAGGGAGGCACTCTCACGATCAAAACCCGCCAGTCAAAAACGCATGTGTTTTGGGAAATCCAGGACCAGGGGGTGGGCATTTCCCCGGAAGATCAGGAAAAAGTTTTTGAAAAGTTTTATCGGGCAGGTGCCAGCACAACCCGGTCAGTACGCGGTATGGGATTTGGGCTCTATCTGGCTAAAAAAAATGTGGAACTTAATCAAGGAAGTATTACGTTAAAGAGCCAGTTGGGAAAAGGGTCGCTTTTCAGTCTTCAATTTCCCCGGTATATTGAAAAAGAAAAAAATCACACCTGA
- the flgB gene encoding flagellar basal body rod protein FlgB — protein sequence MPIDFSSQWLQQLNRVMDLLTVQQKTIAQNVANTNTPGYIRHTVDFSAELERIMESESGVLQKSSQPQSIATAENKMEIIEDTTQPARADGNNVALEKEMVDLAQVSQLYNMMTRIASKDIKSMRYVISGGR from the coding sequence ATGCCGATAGATTTCAGCAGTCAATGGCTTCAACAATTGAACCGGGTGATGGATTTGCTTACGGTTCAGCAAAAGACCATTGCCCAAAATGTTGCCAATACCAATACGCCTGGTTATATCCGGCATACGGTCGATTTTTCTGCGGAGCTAGAACGGATTATGGAAAGTGAATCCGGGGTGTTGCAAAAATCATCGCAACCGCAGTCCATCGCAACCGCAGAAAACAAAATGGAAATTATTGAGGACACCACGCAACCGGCCCGTGCTGATGGCAACAATGTTGCATTGGAAAAAGAAATGGTGGATTTGGCGCAGGTTTCGCAACTCTACAATATGATGACCCGGATTGCATCCAAGGATATTAAATCCATGCGCTATGTTATTTCAGGAGGACGCTAA
- the flgC gene encoding flagellar basal body rod protein FlgC encodes MNIFPELMISASGLTAERARMEVISRNIANVNTTQTAEGGVFKRQLLEVMAAGETELGLHGVEVMGIVEDTAPPKMIYDPKHPDADEDGYRAKPNIDIMMEMVDMLSASRAYEANVTLLQSAKEMVRQALTI; translated from the coding sequence ATGAATATTTTTCCTGAGTTAATGATCAGTGCTTCCGGTTTAACTGCTGAGCGCGCACGGATGGAAGTGATTTCCCGCAACATTGCCAACGTTAATACAACTCAGACCGCTGAGGGGGGTGTTTTTAAACGGCAATTGCTGGAAGTCATGGCTGCCGGGGAGACGGAACTCGGACTTCACGGGGTTGAGGTGATGGGGATTGTTGAGGATACGGCTCCCCCCAAGATGATTTATGATCCTAAACATCCGGATGCGGATGAAGACGGTTACCGGGCCAAGCCCAATATTGACATTATGATGGAAATGGTGGATATGCTCAGTGCCAGTCGGGCGTATGAAGCTAATGTGACGCTATTACAAAGTGCAAAAGAAATGGTCCGCCAGGCATTGACCATTTAA
- the fliE gene encoding flagellar hook-basal body complex protein FliE, giving the protein MNIEGVHLLNTLPVAWQETTGVQNLQGESFQQVMLDSIQTINEDQAEVKDNIKLFLKGEGPALHEIMLRAEEAKLSLEFAVQVRNKVMDAYNEIMRMQM; this is encoded by the coding sequence ATGAATATTGAAGGTGTTCATCTGCTTAACACGTTGCCCGTAGCTTGGCAGGAAACCACCGGGGTACAAAATCTCCAGGGAGAATCCTTTCAGCAGGTCATGCTGGACAGTATTCAGACGATCAATGAAGATCAGGCGGAAGTGAAAGACAATATCAAGTTGTTTTTAAAAGGCGAAGGACCGGCATTGCATGAAATTATGCTCCGGGCGGAAGAGGCAAAACTTTCACTCGAATTTGCAGTTCAGGTAAGAAATAAAGTGATGGACGCCTACAACGAAATTATGCGCATGCAAATGTAA
- the fliF gene encoding flagellar M-ring protein FliF, with translation MANPAQQAFEQIAQWWEKLNINQKMIALLTGSAMVLMLGGLIYFGARPDYAVLFTDMSAQDANAVVEHLQEKNVAYRIGAGGNQIEVASDKVYAMRLELAGKGLPRGDGVGFEIFDKMSLGVTDEVQQINYLRAMQNELERTIDSLNAVEKSRVHLVIPKDDLWFGETFTPSASVMLKLGSPGALSPKTVASIRHLLASAVQGLAPERVTIIDTMGKALSSGSESGSGVGISQQQIDYKNKVEKDLKEKAESLLFEILGPGKAAVRIFAEVDFDQIIKEREYYEPVVGGKGLLRSEQQQSISPAGGKATPGGVAGTASNLKGYPPSGRVANSGSKKNESVRNYEMNRTVERITTATGTITRLSVGIFIDGDAESPQLESIQSVISKTLGINPVRGDQIEVKSIAFNRMDVESQKQILEKSDKQQFIMTIATKWVPRALLVLLALGILVTSIRSLNRHTEKLLAGREQEKEKEAQGITPENILSLIKQNPSESGQILKHWLS, from the coding sequence ATGGCAAATCCGGCGCAGCAGGCCTTTGAACAGATAGCACAGTGGTGGGAAAAACTCAACATTAATCAGAAAATGATAGCGCTCTTAACCGGAAGTGCCATGGTTTTAATGCTGGGCGGATTGATCTACTTTGGGGCGCGCCCGGATTATGCCGTTCTGTTTACGGATATGTCCGCGCAAGACGCCAATGCCGTGGTAGAGCACCTTCAGGAGAAAAATGTTGCCTACCGGATTGGGGCCGGGGGTAATCAGATTGAGGTGGCATCCGACAAGGTGTATGCGATGCGTCTTGAACTGGCCGGCAAGGGATTGCCCCGCGGCGATGGGGTGGGATTTGAGATTTTTGATAAAATGTCGCTGGGTGTCACTGACGAGGTCCAGCAGATCAACTATTTACGGGCCATGCAAAATGAATTGGAACGCACCATTGATTCACTTAATGCGGTGGAAAAATCACGCGTGCATTTGGTTATTCCCAAAGATGACCTCTGGTTCGGTGAAACGTTCACGCCTTCAGCCTCTGTGATGCTGAAATTAGGAAGTCCGGGAGCACTTTCACCCAAAACCGTGGCGAGCATTCGTCATTTACTGGCAAGCGCGGTACAGGGTTTGGCTCCGGAGCGGGTAACCATTATTGATACGATGGGCAAAGCACTCAGCAGCGGTAGTGAAAGCGGTTCCGGCGTGGGTATCAGCCAACAGCAGATTGATTACAAAAATAAGGTTGAAAAGGACCTGAAAGAAAAGGCCGAGAGTCTGCTATTTGAAATTCTTGGGCCCGGCAAGGCAGCGGTCCGGATTTTTGCCGAGGTGGACTTTGACCAAATTATCAAGGAACGTGAGTACTATGAACCGGTGGTAGGTGGAAAGGGATTGCTTCGTTCGGAACAGCAGCAATCTATCTCACCGGCGGGCGGCAAAGCGACACCGGGCGGCGTGGCGGGCACCGCATCCAATCTCAAGGGTTACCCTCCCAGCGGCAGAGTGGCAAACAGCGGGAGTAAGAAAAATGAGAGTGTTCGCAACTACGAAATGAACCGGACCGTGGAGCGCATCACCACGGCGACCGGGACCATTACCAGACTTTCGGTGGGGATATTTATTGACGGCGACGCCGAGAGTCCGCAATTGGAATCAATCCAGTCGGTGATCTCTAAAACGCTGGGAATTAATCCTGTGCGAGGTGATCAGATTGAAGTGAAATCCATTGCATTTAACCGCATGGACGTTGAATCTCAAAAGCAAATTTTGGAAAAATCCGATAAGCAACAATTCATCATGACGATCGCGACCAAGTGGGTGCCGCGGGCACTGTTGGTGCTGCTCGCGCTGGGGATTTTGGTCACCAGCATCCGGTCTTTAAATCGGCATACGGAAAAGTTGCTTGCGGGTCGGGAGCAGGAGAAAGAAAAAGAGGCCCAGGGAATTACGCCGGAAAATATACTGTCGCTGATTAAACAAAATCCTTCGGAATCGGGCCAGATTTTAAAACACTGGCTGTCATGA
- the fliG gene encoding flagellar motor switch protein FliG, with the protein MPVKEEDQKVKHRKVAVLLSLVGREVAQEILKQFQVRDIEMIGEEMAKVKEISREEQDRVLLEFLNSLQQKNLPTKIDLDYIEQIFTPSLEPERAQRLMKKFQSPQQIVPFEELSDHEPDRIIEAMAGEHPQTIALVVASLPSELSAKVIKRLPEKVQHEVARRIAVLDKTAPDIETVRDIEKRLSTRIKQKSEKPEMTKMGGVQSTADIFNLMDKEVVHGIMESLETANEELAAQIKMKMVRFEDLNKLDDMEIQRILKEVETQDLALACIRLEKAVEEKIFTNMSTRGAEMLKDDIEVMQNVKADAIKAARLKIAEVMRRLDEEGTIVLNKQSLEEEVE; encoded by the coding sequence ATGCCGGTCAAAGAAGAAGATCAAAAAGTAAAACACCGGAAAGTTGCGGTATTGCTCTCCTTGGTTGGACGAGAGGTGGCGCAGGAAATTTTAAAGCAGTTTCAGGTTCGGGATATTGAGATGATCGGGGAAGAAATGGCAAAAGTCAAAGAGATCAGCCGGGAGGAGCAGGACCGTGTTTTGCTTGAGTTTTTAAATTCCCTTCAGCAGAAAAATTTACCGACCAAGATTGATCTTGATTATATTGAACAGATTTTTACACCCTCACTGGAACCGGAACGCGCACAGCGGCTTATGAAAAAATTTCAGAGTCCTCAGCAGATTGTGCCCTTTGAAGAACTAAGTGACCATGAGCCGGACCGGATTATTGAGGCTATGGCAGGGGAGCATCCGCAAACCATCGCCCTGGTGGTTGCCAGCCTTCCCAGCGAACTTTCGGCTAAAGTTATTAAGCGCCTTCCGGAAAAGGTGCAGCATGAAGTGGCACGCCGGATTGCGGTATTGGATAAAACCGCCCCGGATATTGAAACCGTGCGTGATATCGAGAAGCGGCTGAGTACGCGGATCAAGCAAAAATCTGAAAAACCCGAGATGACGAAGATGGGTGGTGTACAGAGCACGGCGGATATTTTTAATCTGATGGACAAAGAAGTTGTCCACGGCATTATGGAGAGTCTTGAAACCGCCAATGAAGAACTGGCTGCTCAGATAAAGATGAAAATGGTCCGCTTCGAAGATCTTAACAAACTGGATGACATGGAAATACAACGGATACTCAAAGAGGTTGAGACCCAGGATTTAGCGTTGGCCTGTATTCGATTGGAAAAAGCTGTGGAAGAAAAAATATTTACCAACATGTCGACACGTGGTGCCGAGATGCTCAAAGATGATATTGAAGTGATGCAAAATGTTAAAGCGGATGCGATCAAAGCAGCCCGCCTGAAAATTGCTGAAGTCATGCGCCGGCTGGATGAGGAAGGCACAATTGTTTTGAACAAGCAAAGCCTGGAGGAAGAAGTTGAGTAA
- a CDS encoding FliI/YscN family ATPase: protein MSKVIKSPKLSGRECFIAVNCDPAFGNGLAKIQEKDNQSLPQLENRMAVQARTQQEAETQAFTKGKQAGQLAAQQQHEKNNQVMQSLLQGIDDEVESFFRRMEIRVNEVVMAMVKKIVGTLSKIEPELIQQSVRKVLSQHTELGDILTLHLHPEDYQRMAPDESVAPKNLKMVRDSTVQRGGCMLETKYGLIDARLETQLEELEQTLTAQVAMQSPPSQIIDRVTQTADVRTEGWVINIVGTVIESKGPNVTVGEQCEISDTKRRKTIRAEVIGFKDNRVLLMPLEDAQGIGPGNRVIGKGRRFAVHAGEGLLGRVLNGLGEPIDGLGAIVGGDPVEIHARPSNPMQRQTIDSPLYTGVRAIDGILTCAKGGRMGIFAGSGVGKSVLLGMMARNTEADINVIALIGERGREVREFVERDLGEEGLKRSVVIAVTSDESPVLRIHGAQLAASIAEHFARQGKHVMFMMDSVTRFAMAHREIGLAIGEPPTTKGYTPSTFAALPKLLERSGIFNEQGSITGFYTVLVEGNDMDEPVADHVRSILDGHMVLSRSLFSQNHFPAIDILPSISRLSKQVCIPENTRKAGVLRDNLATYQEAQDLVNIGAYVKGSNKKIDTALRVIDDIKVFLKQGMDEKTEHDAMWKQMAMIADKVGKE, encoded by the coding sequence TTGAGTAAAGTCATTAAATCACCCAAACTCAGCGGGCGGGAATGTTTTATCGCCGTTAACTGTGATCCCGCCTTCGGCAATGGTTTGGCAAAAATTCAGGAAAAAGACAATCAGTCTTTGCCGCAACTGGAGAATCGAATGGCGGTACAGGCGCGGACTCAGCAAGAGGCGGAGACGCAAGCGTTTACCAAGGGAAAGCAGGCGGGACAGCTGGCCGCGCAGCAGCAGCATGAAAAAAATAATCAGGTCATGCAGTCTTTGCTCCAGGGAATCGATGACGAAGTTGAATCGTTTTTCAGACGGATGGAGATCCGGGTGAATGAAGTTGTGATGGCCATGGTAAAAAAAATTGTCGGAACACTTAGTAAAATTGAGCCGGAATTGATCCAACAAAGTGTTCGCAAGGTTCTTTCTCAGCATACGGAGTTGGGTGATATCCTGACACTGCATTTGCATCCGGAAGATTATCAGCGCATGGCGCCGGATGAAAGCGTGGCCCCTAAAAATTTAAAAATGGTCCGGGATTCGACGGTACAAAGAGGCGGATGTATGCTGGAGACCAAGTATGGATTGATTGATGCACGCCTGGAAACCCAACTTGAGGAACTTGAGCAGACCCTGACCGCACAGGTGGCCATGCAAAGTCCGCCCTCGCAAATCATCGATCGTGTAACGCAGACTGCGGATGTGCGTACCGAAGGATGGGTTATTAATATTGTCGGGACGGTGATTGAATCAAAAGGCCCCAATGTTACAGTTGGCGAGCAGTGTGAAATCAGCGACACCAAACGCAGGAAAACGATCCGGGCGGAAGTCATCGGCTTTAAGGATAATCGTGTTTTATTGATGCCATTGGAGGATGCTCAGGGAATTGGGCCGGGGAACCGGGTGATTGGCAAAGGGAGACGGTTTGCAGTCCATGCCGGTGAAGGGCTGCTCGGGAGAGTACTCAATGGACTGGGAGAACCGATTGACGGTCTCGGAGCCATTGTGGGCGGCGATCCGGTGGAGATTCACGCCCGCCCGAGTAATCCGATGCAGCGTCAGACAATTGATTCACCATTGTATACCGGGGTGCGGGCAATTGACGGGATACTGACTTGCGCCAAAGGCGGGCGTATGGGTATTTTTGCCGGTTCAGGTGTCGGCAAAAGTGTTTTGCTTGGCATGATGGCCCGCAATACAGAAGCGGATATCAATGTTATTGCATTGATCGGAGAGCGGGGCCGTGAAGTGCGGGAGTTTGTTGAACGGGATTTGGGTGAGGAAGGGCTGAAACGGTCGGTTGTGATTGCCGTCACATCGGATGAATCACCTGTTTTGCGGATTCATGGTGCACAGTTGGCAGCCAGCATTGCCGAACACTTTGCACGGCAGGGTAAGCATGTTATGTTCATGATGGATTCGGTGACCCGCTTTGCCATGGCGCATCGCGAGATTGGCCTGGCCATCGGGGAACCGCCCACGACCAAAGGCTATACCCCATCCACCTTCGCAGCACTTCCCAAACTCTTAGAGCGGTCCGGGATTTTTAATGAACAGGGCAGCATCACCGGCTTTTATACAGTACTGGTGGAAGGCAATGATATGGATGAGCCGGTGGCTGATCATGTGCGCAGTATTTTGGACGGGCATATGGTCCTTTCCCGTTCGCTTTTTAGTCAAAATCATTTTCCGGCCATCGATATTCTGCCCAGTATCAGCCGTTTAAGCAAGCAGGTTTGTATTCCGGAAAATACCCGGAAGGCGGGTGTGCTGCGGGACAACCTGGCAACGTATCAAGAAGCCCAGGATTTGGTGAATATTGGTGCGTATGTCAAAGGCAGCAATAAAAAAATAGATACAGCACTGCGTGTGATTGATGATATTAAGGTTTTTTTAAAACAGGGGATGGATGAGAAGACAGAGCATGACGCCATGTGGAAGCAAATGGCGATGATTGCCGATAAAGTAGGCAAAGAATGA
- the fliJ gene encoding flagellar export protein FliJ, whose translation MQPFQFGLATLLRIRCKMEERAKNEFNDQQRRVLEQTKLLEQLMEDRKTAEVKAKAAGRETVDLALEKNCAEYIQTLRYRIEAAQLRLNQLSEALEQLRDNYIQAQQAVKILEKLKEHRYSDYLKEARRQEQNFLDEVAISHFKSA comes from the coding sequence ATGCAGCCATTTCAGTTTGGATTGGCAACATTGCTGCGCATTCGATGCAAGATGGAAGAAAGGGCCAAAAATGAATTTAATGACCAACAGCGCCGCGTTTTGGAACAAACCAAGCTGCTGGAGCAATTGATGGAAGATCGAAAAACCGCTGAGGTCAAGGCCAAAGCTGCCGGCCGGGAAACAGTTGATCTTGCACTGGAAAAAAATTGCGCAGAGTATATCCAGACGTTGCGGTATCGCATTGAGGCGGCGCAATTGAGGTTGAATCAATTGTCTGAAGCACTGGAGCAATTGCGCGATAACTATATTCAAGCGCAGCAAGCCGTGAAAATATTGGAAAAACTGAAGGAACACCGGTATAGCGACTATCTTAAAGAAGCGCGTCGCCAGGAACAAAATTTTTTAGATGAGGTTGCCATCAGTCACTTTAAGTCAGCCTAA
- a CDS encoding flagellar hook-length control protein FliK yields the protein MQTNFTPGNMSLFEPSDPAVFTDFTVESGQEEAAIDFEDLISRRIKSVESEKAEAAEKAEEAEEAEEAEEAEAAEAAEEAEEAEEAEAAEAAEAAEAAEAAEAAEDAEGQESLLMDDGAVLLPNQGGKEALESGSDNQAQRQATLHAAARQTLLQAGTVMQSAAQTDFQNTFVKRENLGATVPADIFPDGWEVLLEDQPKSGAAKKMISTDPETLSQIESVLMEKSGSQKVETQMLELSFGGKELPGEKKPQVEKGLLTQTAETFSGSSTPVQNRSSLLSLSGAGQTDVATLNHEEKSAVQELSAEISTVKSSETVASGPVSRVTATTPAQLLARMDEVQKQMVVKEFVQITKQAVHGKETQLIVELHPPELGRIRIRLDSHGDQLNAQLTLQDRHVGEFFQERLESIRKSLEAAGVRLNDLSLEIKQHFSREAHREQPDDQGMSGSGNGDHHPNAASGSKHTVAGKTAIQSGKVDMLV from the coding sequence ATGCAAACAAATTTTACGCCCGGAAATATGAGTCTGTTCGAACCGTCAGATCCCGCCGTTTTTACGGATTTCACGGTGGAGTCCGGGCAGGAGGAGGCAGCCATTGATTTTGAGGATTTGATTTCGCGCAGGATAAAATCCGTTGAGTCTGAAAAAGCGGAAGCGGCAGAAAAAGCGGAAGAGGCGGAAGAGGCGGAAGAGGCGGAAGAGGCGGAAGCGGCGGAAGCGGCGGAAGAGGCGGAAGAGGCGGAAGAGGCGGAAGCGGCGGAAGCGGCGGAAGCGGCGGAAGCGGCGGAAGCGGCGGAAGCGGCGGAAGACGCAGAGGGTCAGGAGAGTCTCTTGATGGATGATGGAGCGGTGTTGTTGCCCAATCAAGGCGGTAAGGAAGCATTGGAGTCAGGGTCGGATAATCAGGCACAGCGGCAAGCGACGCTTCATGCGGCTGCCCGGCAAACATTGCTCCAGGCCGGTACGGTCATGCAAAGCGCCGCACAAACGGATTTTCAGAATACTTTTGTGAAGCGGGAAAATCTTGGGGCGACAGTTCCGGCGGATATCTTCCCGGATGGTTGGGAAGTTTTATTGGAAGACCAGCCTAAAAGTGGTGCCGCTAAAAAAATGATTTCAACGGACCCGGAAACGCTTTCACAAATTGAATCGGTGTTGATGGAGAAATCCGGATCCCAAAAAGTTGAAACACAAATGCTGGAATTGTCTTTTGGCGGCAAAGAACTGCCGGGTGAAAAAAAACCACAAGTTGAAAAAGGACTCTTGACCCAGACTGCGGAAACATTTTCGGGATCTTCCACGCCGGTCCAGAACCGGTCTTCGCTGCTTAGTCTGTCCGGTGCAGGCCAAACAGATGTGGCCACGCTTAACCACGAAGAAAAGTCCGCTGTTCAGGAGTTGAGTGCGGAAATATCCACGGTCAAAAGTTCAGAGACCGTTGCTTCCGGGCCGGTGTCCAGAGTAACGGCAACTACACCGGCACAGCTGCTGGCACGCATGGATGAAGTCCAAAAACAGATGGTGGTGAAGGAGTTTGTGCAGATCACCAAGCAGGCGGTTCACGGAAAGGAAACCCAATTGATTGTGGAGCTCCATCCTCCTGAACTGGGACGTATTCGTATACGCCTGGATTCACACGGCGATCAGCTCAATGCCCAACTCACCCTGCAAGACCGGCACGTGGGGGAATTTTTTCAGGAGCGCCTGGAGTCCATACGCAAGAGTCTGGAAGCGGCAGGCGTTCGTCTCAATGATTTAAGCCTGGAGATCAAGCAGCATTTTTCCCGGGAGGCACACAGGGAGCAACCGGATGATCAAGGAATGAGCGGGTCCGGAAATGGGGATCACCACCCCAACGCGGCATCCGGCTCGAAACATACTGTTGCCGGCAAGACGGCCATTCAATCAGGAAAGGTGGATATGCTCGTATAA
- a CDS encoding flagellar hook protein FlgE yields MLRSLFTGISGLTSHQTRLDVVGNNIANVNTSGYKSGRVNFSDMMSQTLSGASPSQGGRGGTNPLQVGLGVNMASITNIHTQGALQSTGVMTDLAIQGDGFFILGDGAQNWYTRDGSFGLDADGFMVEPSNGLKVQGWTAINGVLDTTQPIGDIQIPIAAEMTALQTANAEVIGNLDSTAAVGDTYSNTFIVYDSLGDSHNATVTYTKTGVNTWDWVASGTGIVSAPPVNGGTLTYNADGSLNTQTGTLSIATTNGSTTPLPVAIDFSTTTQLASGNTVNLFGQDGYPPGTLTAFNISNSGIVSGVFDNGIIQTMGQISMARFTNNSGLMKEGDNLWAESVNSGVSQVGTANTGARGGIQAGSLEMSNVNLASEFSDMIVTQRGFQANSRIITTSDEILQELINMKR; encoded by the coding sequence ATGTTACGTTCGTTGTTTACAGGAATATCAGGATTGACCAGTCATCAAACACGTTTGGATGTTGTGGGTAACAACATCGCCAATGTCAATACTTCGGGGTACAAATCAGGGCGGGTTAATTTCAGCGATATGATGTCGCAAACACTTTCCGGTGCCAGTCCCAGCCAGGGCGGCCGCGGCGGGACTAATCCGCTGCAGGTTGGATTAGGTGTCAACATGGCATCCATCACCAATATCCATACCCAAGGAGCGCTTCAATCGACAGGTGTGATGACTGATTTGGCGATTCAGGGGGACGGTTTTTTTATTTTAGGTGATGGTGCGCAAAACTGGTATACCCGTGACGGTAGTTTTGGATTGGATGCTGATGGGTTTATGGTTGAGCCGAGTAACGGACTCAAGGTTCAGGGGTGGACGGCGATCAACGGTGTCCTGGATACCACCCAGCCGATCGGAGACATTCAGATACCAATTGCCGCTGAAATGACCGCTTTGCAGACCGCCAATGCCGAAGTGATTGGCAATCTGGACTCAACCGCAGCCGTGGGTGACACCTATAGCAATACCTTCATTGTTTATGATTCCCTGGGTGACAGCCACAATGCGACGGTGACCTATACCAAGACAGGTGTCAATACCTGGGACTGGGTTGCTTCCGGTACAGGGATCGTCTCAGCGCCCCCGGTCAATGGCGGGACTTTGACCTACAACGCAGACGGGTCACTTAATACCCAGACCGGTACGCTAAGCATTGCAACCACCAACGGTTCGACGACGCCGCTGCCGGTGGCAATTGATTTTTCCACCACCACGCAGTTGGCTTCGGGAAACACGGTGAATCTTTTTGGACAGGACGGCTATCCTCCCGGAACTCTGACAGCTTTTAATATCAGTAACAGCGGTATTGTAAGCGGTGTGTTCGACAATGGGATTATTCAGACCATGGGGCAGATCAGCATGGCTCGGTTCACTAATAACAGCGGCTTGATGAAAGAGGGAGACAACCTTTGGGCGGAGTCAGTCAATAGCGGTGTGTCCCAGGTGGGAACCGCCAATACCGGCGCTCGCGGCGGGATCCAGGCAGGGTCTTTGGAAATGTCCAATGTTAATTTGGCTTCGGAATTTTCCGACATGATTGTTACACAGCGTGGATTTCAGGCCAACTCACGCATTATCACCACATCCGATGAGATTTTACAGGAATTAATTAATATGAAACGGTAA
- a CDS encoding flagellar FlbD family protein — MIELSKLNGDSIYINEQWIETIEALPDTTITFHSGNKIVVLDPMGLLLAKIVHWQQSLLPKRVKKQNPQDRQKKSK, encoded by the coding sequence ATGATTGAACTTTCAAAATTGAACGGTGACAGCATTTACATTAATGAGCAATGGATTGAGACGATTGAGGCATTGCCGGACACCACCATAACGTTTCATTCAGGTAATAAAATTGTGGTCCTTGATCCGATGGGGCTTTTGCTGGCGAAAATTGTTCATTGGCAGCAAAGTCTTTTACCCAAGCGTGTAAAAAAGCAAAATCCGCAGGACCGGCAAAAGAAAAGTAAATAA